The genomic segment TATGTAATCTTGGCTGGACAGGATTTCATTTAACCATCAACTATATGGACGTATTTTCATATCCACATGTCAAATTGACTTACTGGATAATAGGTAAAAAGATATTTATATTATGCACAACAGACCTTTTTCACAAAACACAGTTTGGCATGTCACAGTAAAGAAAGGCACAGGTGTCCATAATGCAATTAATGATTGCTGTACATGCTGGCTTACTGGAGCACTTAAATGTTGCCAACCATAATGTTATTACTAACACCGGTGATTTTCCTAGTCACAAGTCgaaatgtctgctgtggaaaaggTCTACAGTAATTAATGATTATGATTTAAAACGTATTGCTTGCACTAAAAACTTCAGACATCAAATGTcagattaaaaatataaatgctAATTTGATGTTCTAACAAGCTTTGGTCAGCTCTTTCAGCTTTGTAAAAGGCACATACGGAACCCtggtttttaattatttacttATAACATGGAGGGACAACTGTGTACACCTAGCTCACCAGGAAACTGTATTGCAGGATTTCCAGATACTAGAACATGCCTTCTGATAAAACAGACTTGCGGTTACTGTACTGCATGTCACAGGAAGTCCAGtctttttgcaaatgtttgGTCCAGGCTGTCTTACTGTATTGACTTTACCCTAAAGACTACCAACTCCCGAGATCTGCCAGTGCAGAGATCACCATGACACACTGCAGTAAAACGGTCTTATAACAGGAGGCTTCAAACATGGAGACAGAGGTGGAGCAGACGCCATCGTAAAACGGAGCCAACGCTGCATGAATGCATGGACAGAATAGGGGAGAAGAAAAAATGGGGGAGGAAAACAAGGAAAGACAGACATCAGATTAAGACAACACAGTACAAATGGATGAAACTGACACAGGCAAATGGAAGGAAGATGTAAAAATGGCAGAAGAGAGATGCAAACAGGAAAATAAAAGGAATATCTTTCCTTTGTACAGAGAGCTAGATCTTTGTAATTATTCCAGCTAGTCTTACTAAATCATTTTCACATGGCTGCAGGTTTTTAGTGAAAACTCAGTGGGTCTAACATGCAGGCAGTTTGTCAAAGTTTATGGAGTGATGAAGTTGTGTATGTGAGACTACAGGGAGTCTCTCAAAGCACTGAATACAGATACGATTGTTTTGTATCTATGAAATGACAATCTGACCATATTGATTATTAGCAGTTTATTTAGGGATTTTGCCATGACATATACAACAACCATTACCTAGTAGTTAAAAGgttgagaaaaaaatagaaacaacaaTATTACAACTACTCATAGCgtaaagaaaacaaacacaagtacagacaaaaaaagaaaagtattttaaaacGTTTTCTGTAAAGATGTATTTTCTACAGCAATGTTTTGATTGCATTTGATGGGATTATCTTCACAGACCTGTGGAAATGGAAAAATTcaagaaaatagaaagaaatttaaaaaaagtcacttCATTTAAAGAActgattaaaaagaaaatgtgcttACCTGCACAGCGGCCATTCTTAACAGAAAAGCCTTTACCACACtgaacaaaaagaagaagaaaaatcatTGGTCTATAACAAATATTagcaattgtattttttttagttgtaatatttagattttgcagacaaaggactggaaataataataataaaaaaaaaaacacttgtgttgtgttttattttctactGTTATTTTCTGTAAAACTGCTTCTAATTGAACTGAAATTgacagggagagaaaaaaaaaaaaaaaaacaaaaagactgTGGTGGGTTGGCAAAGTTTTTTTAGACCACTATCACAGACGACCTCGAACATTATAAGTGTTCATAATTGATGTTGTGGATCAATTCTGCGTACCTGCGTGTCATTGGCAAGCAGAGACATTTCCCCTTCTTTGGGATAGGCTACTTCCACCACGGAGTTCATTTCACCAGGCTGAAGGGTTCGAGTGATGGAGCTGCTGTCTGGCCAGGAGACCTCCAGCACCGTCACCTCATCGTTACCTGGGAGACATAGGAAGAAAGAGAATCACTGAGCATCACACAAAAGGAAAATATACCTTTcaaaaagtttgtgtgtgttaggaTAACACATGAtattacatgtactgtattacattacatgttgaCGGAAAGGTTTGAGCTTTTgggaaatccttttttttttaaaagcttatttttgttggatattttaggcctttatttgagagGACAGCTTAAGacataaaaggggagagagagaaggtgaaTGACCtgaagcaaagggccgcaggtcagaatcgAACCCCGGGCCGCTGCAGCGAGGACTGAGCCCTCGTACATGGGGgcacacgctcaaccaggtgagctaccagggcaccCTGCTTTTGGGAAATCTTTGCGTAGAGTTGGATGAGAGGATTGATATGACTCACATGTCTGTACGTTAAGCATGAAGATGGAGCCAGGAAGCCAgtcgcttagcttagcataaagagtgGAAGCGGGGGAGGGAGGGAACAGCTACCATGGCTCTGACCATTGTTAAAATGTGAAACTACTGGGACTTCACAGACTCTTGACATTTTCTGGTTGCCGTGAAACTAGCACAGAAGGGCTAAAGCGATGAATAATGCGTTGTTTGTCAAGAAATGATTCCAGAACGTTACTCcctataaaaacataaattgtTGCATCAGTTTGTTGACGGAATAAACAAACTAAATACATGTTAACTAATAAGCTTCAGGGGCTTAAGTAGGCAAATGCTTTATGCTAAGATAAACTGATCAAAGATAAtctggtatcgatcttctcatgaCACTCTCAGCAAAAAAGCGAATAAAAGCGtctaagtgtatttcccaaagtGTTGAACTCCACTGTACTAATAAAAACAATGTGTAGATTGGGTTTAATACAtgcaataaaaataatgttGATGTATATGTTTGAGTATCCCATTTTCTTTCAGTGTTTTGGGATTTTAAAGTGTGAAAGGAAGTTACCTAAACCAAAGTGTGCGACAGGCTCCATCTCACACAGGTACCCCGAGCCTCCGTCAatgatgcgtgtgtgtgctccACTGTGACCGGTGAAGGCTGTCACCTTGGCTCCCCGGGCAAAAGAGCCAAACCTGGTGCGAGGGATGACCCGCAGCCAGTTGTTGGACGAGCCCTGATGAGGTTTGACAGTTCTTtagggctacacacacacacacacacacacacacacacacacacacacacacacacacacacacacacacacacacacacacacacacacacacacacacacacacacacacacacacacacacacacacacacacacacacacacacacacacgcacacgcacacgcacacacagcacacacacacacacacacacacacacacacacacacacacacacacacacacacacacacacacacacacacacacacacacacacacacgcacacacacacacacacacacacacacacacacacacacacacacacacacacacacacacacacacgcacacacacacgcacacgcacacacgcacacgcacacgcacacctgTGTGACTTTGAAGATAGAGATTGGCTGCTGGGCACTCTCTCCATGTGCCAGCAGCAGGTCCAGCTGTCCGTCCCCATCGAAGTCTGTCACAGTGCCACCTGTCCAAAACAAACAGAGCTTTCACTGCACTGACCCACATAACAACTTCACTGTGGTGTTTATCTGACAGCTGTGTCTCTGCAAATCGTATCCACACAGATAGGTAGCAGAGGTGATTCACTTCGAGTTTGGAacattttgagtttaaaaacgGATGAAATTCTGTTGTCCAATGTCCTCGGTTGCGAGTTGAGAGAACGCTGACCTGTTCCTCGCCCCTGCGGCTCTGCAGCGTCTCCCACATTAAGCTCCTGGATCAAAGGGTCTGCATCAGCTCTCCTCGACACCCTGCAAACAAACGCACAAGAATCTAAATATAGCTAATAATGTAAACAATAATCCAGGATTTGTTTAAACAGAGTTTAACAGTTATTTGTGTAATAGTGTGTTCTTCTTATAGGATTTACATAATAATTGAAATGTTACCTGAACAACCGGTTAGGGGCGCTGTGTCTATAAGCAATATTGTTGAAAAACACCTCAAGCTCCTTGTCGTTGTCAAAGTCGGCAGCGATGACTGTGCGAATAGGGGAGGGAGCTGCAAATCCTCCAGTGGCTATGTTCTGCAAAAGAGAACACTGTCAAGTCTTGCTTTATCAAACTCGCTTTTCCACCACTGTCGCGGTCTCCTTCCTTACCCGGAATTTAGAGTCGCTGCCCTGCAGGAAAAGTCTGTTTGGGCCGTTCCAGTTGCCATAGACGATGTCTGTCTTTCCATCGCCATTGAAGTCAGCTAGTGCTACTCCCCTGCCATGCTGGTCCCGGTCCTCCACACCTGCAGAAGTTACACAATGTTGAAAGCCTTAATGCTGCTAGTgctagaataataataatagaatgtATTTGGATATGAATTCCCCTTTAAAGCCCTTTATGTGTAGGATTTGAAAATTTCCTATATTGGCAACTCTTAGTGGTAGTATCAAAAAAAAGACACTCTGGCAGACAGCATTGCATTTTGGTACATTTTCAGTGTAATAACCTCAATATTTCAGTTACCTCCCTGGTCTCATTTATTCAAAACCTTTCAACAAGAAACAAGAATCTTCAGCCAAGCTGGCGGCTCTGTGAGAATGTACTTAGGCACAGCGGCGCTTTGAGCTAAACATTCACCGACAATGACATTGCCAATATGCTTATGCGTAGCAGGTACGTTTACCATGGTCACGGTCTTAGTTTAGCGCGTTAGCATGCTACAATTTGCTTATTAGCACTACACACAACGTATATCTTCTTCTGACTATACCTgcttctttccttcctgtttcctACCCACCTGCCTGTCTGGCCACATCAACAAAAGTCCCATCCCCGTTATTCCTGAACAGGAAGTTGGGTCCGTTCTCGTTGTCACAGAACACGTCCGACCTCGACTGGCTCAGGATCGGTCCGACCACCACACCGCGCCCCCCTGCACAAGGAGCAAAGCGGTGAATGCTTCAGCGGATTCAGAACACTTCAAAAACAGACTTCCAACTCTCCAACATGAGACTCCTGACCTGTGAACTTGTTGACCCCGGCCTCGGCTGCCACGTCAGACAGAGCGATGATGCCCTTGGTGATGTCACTGGCGGCCTCATCCATCTCTAAGAGGGCGTGGGGACCAACGTTGCCACTGGCATAGTTGGCCACGTAAACGGAGTAACGGCCTGTTCCCTGCAGAGCAACAACAGGCACGAGAGTGAGAGGAAGATTGagttttttggggcattttaggcctttatttgtataggacttAGCTTAAGGGGGATgaagggggagaaagagggggaacgacatgcagcaaagggccccaggtcagagtcaaatatgtggccactgcgtcgaggagtaaacctctatatatggtatgcgctctaccaagtgagcttctttttgaagatttttttaaagaattgtgAATTATTGAGAAaccgcagaaaaaaaaaaaaaaaaaaaaaaaaaagtgtaaatagAAATCAGACTGTGGGACTTTATAAACAGGTTTACTGACCTTTCTGTCAATACATGCAACCGAACGTCCTGCCATGTGATTAGCGACACCACGACGCACATTGTGCGCGTCCCCCAGAAGATCTTCAAAGCGGCCATTCCGAAACTTGAACAGCTTGTCTGAATAAGTTGCCCGTCCtacattgaagaaaaaaaaacaaaaaacattcagtTACCATGAGGAAAAAAGGCCAAtgcaaaaataagtaaaaaactaacaaacaatGAATCCATGTGTTTTTTGcttgtaataaataaaacaaatctgcCAATGGACCAAGTACAAAATTCACTTGGTAAGATTTCTTGAAATAAGATATTATCTTCAAACAATCTCAATATCTTCAATATTTTACAAATAACACCGCAGCTTAAAAACCTTAtgagatgttaaaaaaaaaaagcttgtttcaTCTGAAATACAATTCCAAGCAAAATGTTTTCCAGACTCTTTCACTAAACAAGATATTTGAGATTCATCATCTAAAAACAAGTTCCTATATAGCATTGAAATATTACTTGTTAGGTGATTGTGTCTTATATTAAGTGTTATTGCATATTATGACTAGAAATTAGATGAATGTACTTGGTAagattttgcttttttttaagtgcATTCAGCTACTATTTTTGAGGACATATAAGAATGCACTATTTACCAGAGTAGGCATTGTTTGTGTTGAGGAAGTAGATCTCCTCACGTCCATCTCCATCCACATCACAGGCAGTAACTCCAATAGCATTTCCTGCTCGGTCCCTCAGGGCGTAGTATGGAGAGTTGCTGTCATCAACAGCAATGTTTACCAGCCTGTTTTGAGTGCGATCGTACTTCAGCACCAGGTTGGGCCCATTGTACCTGAAGGAGAACAtcacacacatttgttttgcACATATACAAATTTCTATGCAGTGAAATGAACATATGAAAGAAGCCAACCATTTTCACACTCACCCTGCCACAACCACTTCAAGGTCTCCGTCACCATCCACGTCTGTCACAGCCATTCCATAGTTGAGTTGTGTGGGATTGTGCAGACTGTCAGGAGGAAGTATTGTCTGTGTTACAACCTGAAGCATGGGCTCAGAGCCCTGGGCGTGGGCCTGACGGCAGAGTCCAAACAAAAGGAGCAACAGACCTGAACCCCACATCATTTCAACCTGGTGGAACACAGAGCAGGGCTGGGTTATGCATTTCAATTTATAATGCAGATGATGCACAACTCTTTGTTTAAAGCAGGGCAGACATACTGATGATGAGCAAATATATTGTACAGAGATACTGTGCATGAGTAACATGTATTTACATAGGAACACCACCAATTCAATTGAtcaattttacacatcaaagtgtACAAAAAGCCTAAATTATGCAAAGGGATTCAAAGTGATCATCAACacaaagagaaataaaatatagagGAAGAAGTTAAGAGTCTTCAAACACAATAACAATCATTTTAAGCCACAATACAAGATAGATTAAAGTTTGAGGTGTTTCTCTGCTAATCCACCAGTAAAcaccattatgtttttttcccattttgatAAGGTAATcctacatttgaaaataaatcatcTAGATGCTTGCATAATGTccataaaacaaacatttgtgtATCTATACACAGATATATTAACGCTCTGTAGTGTTAGTAGTGACATTTTGAGGATTTCTTGGTTAACTGTTGTTAAAAATGATGCACGATATATATTCTTGCAGCTCTGAGTCCTCATCCTTGTTTGTTTCTGAGCAGACTGGcgtgtaggttttttttttttacttcaaaatCCTTCTTACCTGACAGCTCTATCAGTGTATATATAGATGGAGATGATCTGACTTCGCTGCAGCGATTTGAGTGCACAGAGCGCTGTTTGTTATATTAGTTGGCAAAGATCCTCCACATTACATATCTTCTGCTTTGAAAATTTACGAAACAGCTTGTGTAATTTATGTGAAGATTGACCAATCAGCGAAGAACTGCGTGCCTAATTAGAATGTTGACCAATGGCTGGTCTGTGCTTCTGTGAGCGTGTATGTCAGAGGCGGAAGTCTGCTCTGTTTGTGGCTTTGTATGCGctgctatacaaatacattacTGCGACGACAAAGGAAGAATACATTCAAGCGACAGCACATTAATAATTCCTGCCGGGGTAGAAATACTGACATATAAAGACGATAAATATTCTGTTGAAAAACCAATTCGACGGTAAACAAACGTACTCGCCGTCCAGAGTGGTTCAGCTGCAGCGCCTAACAGGAACGCTATCTCCCAAAAAGCTTTGCATTGTCCTATGCTTGCGTCATTAGTGCGACGAAAATCTGTATCCAGCTAAACATAACAAACACAGGTAAGCCGACAGAGCAACcgttattatatataatttgttaAGGCATGCGTTTGAATGAAATGAACgtcattacattttaatgtacATCGGTATTAACTTTATGTTTATGTCCTCAATAAACAATTATTACAACCTCAGCTAGTGGACGTTAAGTTAGCTGAATTGgtaagctaactagctaacagcATTGTCGTGGTTGAATGCTTTTAGTACATTTTTAGACTAGGAAAAAAAACTACCGAAAGGGGTGATGTCAGAAAGTGCTTGATTTCTGACGGAAGGCCCTTTACTATTTCCACAGTATTGACTCTTctcctgttttcttttcctctatGATGCAGGTAAcgttattttttaaacataattaaATAATGGAGTTGGAACAGGCAACAGAAGACTGTGCTCAAACCCAGCCAACACTCACACCTCCCGCTCAGTCAAAGAAGCCCAGTCAGGGTCTGTATGTGCCCAAGCAACGACTTCAAGGCTCCAAAGAGAAAGCTCAGACTCAGGGAGAAGTAAAACCAAGACCCCGGCCTCGGTACACAGACAAGGCAAAGAAAAACGCCAAGAACAAGAAGGACAAGGCTGGAGGAGCAGCCAGGGAAGCGTCTGTTGGAGGAGAAGATGGGGGTAAGACAGAGAATGGGGATCCTGATGTGAAGGAAGAGCAGTTACAGGATACAGATGTGCCAGTTAATGGTCAGCCTGACTCCACCAATGTGGAGGCAGATGTTACCTCATGGCTGGAAGAAACATCCCCCCAGGAAGGGGAAGGGGAAGGGGAAGAGGAGAGTTGGGACACCTTGTTCAATGATGATGGAGATTGTCTGGAACCACACCTACTTAAGGAGGTGAGAACTTGGTCTGGGTGGTAGAACCGtgcccaaaatacacacacacacacacacacacacacacacacacacacacacacacacacacacacactcatttgtCAGTTTATTTGTATGCAGTCTAATACGTTTTCTTATAATACACTTAATACTTACAACACAGCAGGAAAACTCAAATCCAATTGTCCTTTCCCTCTTCTTCCACTTGTTCTCATCTGCTCTCACTCTTCTCACTTCTTCCCTCTTCAGCTCTCTTTGAAGGAAGGTAGAAAGAAGAAGTCAAACCAGGACCCCAGGTTTGATTACTATAACATGGACCGAGATGACGAGGACGACATCGACCTCACCGAGGACGAACTCGCTCACATTGTAGAGATCTACGACTTCCCTGCAGAGTTTAAGACGGAGGACCTCCTCAAGTTATTTCAGTGCTACCAGTATGTAGAATTCAATGTACCACTCCTAGCCTTGCTAGTCCTTGCTGCATTTTAAGATCAACATTGGAATCCTGACTAAAGCACTATAATAAAATCTCAGAGAATGTGGTATCCCTGATATTTGCATTGCATCTGAGAGCCACAAGACACAGGAGTAACAGTTCTGTTTTTCCTTTAGTTTTTATATCAGTTTCTGGACTGCTTGTTGTGTGACTATTCACTCCCTCTgtttttcagagagagaggcttTGACATCAAATGGATTGATGACTCCCATGCCCTGGGCCTCTTCTCAAGCCCCATAGCAGGTTAGTGAAGTGCTGCATCACATCAGAGGCAACCTTAGAGACATCGGCTATCAGCCTGACAATGTTTTAGCCTCCGGCGGCAACGGCCAATATTTCGGGGGTTCCAGTGAAGCCTGCCGATATCCGGATAACGGATCATTGTTTACAGTCTGAGTCAATACCTTTTGTAACTGTTTTAGCTCTAGCGAACATTTCAGCTGAATCATCGTCAGACAATAGCTGATGGGTTCCGAGATTGCATTTCGAGGTCAAGGTAAACTTTACTATCCCAAATAGGGAAATCGGGTGATCAAGGTGCAGatacacaaagatacacaaaacCGTCATCAATCAATGTGTTCCGCCTCTTTTACTCTTCACACGGACTGTTTACCTGCATGCAACCAAAGCCCGCTCAAACATGATTGGTCAGCACTACTTGGACTACAAACGGAAACAAGAACGCTTCCAATACCAAAGTCTTGTCCATTTGCCTACAGATTCTGCATTTGATGCATATATCTGTTTATAGAGATTAAATAAAGGGCGGTTTAGGTGGGGAATACCTAACAATACTATCCTCTGCAGAAAATATTGTTGAGATACTTTTCCCTGCCATAATGGGAGGAAATAAAGTAGACTGATGGAAAAACTCAAGACTATCGACATTAGTTAGGTGTTGTAAGCTATTATATGATATTGTGGTGAGTTGTAAGAGGAAACATGTTTGAATCACGTTTTGACATCATTTGACAACTTTTTCAGTTGTCTCcaaaattatataatattaaacATGTGActgtattaaataaatacatattttactgtCTGAATTGTTGGTGTGTcattgttgtattgtatttaacAGATTTTCCCACCCAATAGACCTGTGTAATTTGTTTCTTTTCCATTTTCAGCTCGTGAAGCTTTAAGATCCAGACATCCACTGATGAAGTTGCGACCTCTTTCCAAATCCTCCTCTGCCATAAAGGCCCAAGCTCGTAGCTGCTCAGGTACAAATACAGCCGTGTGCCTTTCCAGTTCTTTATCAATTTGGCTTCTCTAGCTCACATATTTAGGGACTAATATTATGTTTACATTACTATCTTTTCTTCCCATCCTCAGACTACCTTCTGCCTGCTAAAGAGAGACCTCAGACCAGTGCAGCACTGGCTCGAAAGCTTGTGATCGGTGCCCTCGGTATAAAAAGCAACCAGACGAAGGATCAGCGTGAGTCCGAGAGGAAGAAGCTGCAGGAGGCGAGAGGTACATTATTAACAGAGATGTTATGTCCAGctcatgattgtttttttttatgtgaagaTGTACGGTGGTCAGCAGAACATCTTCTTTTGAAGGCTTGGGCTGCATTTCATggcccttatttgatagctcctcgactcctcagTCCTCgtctgtccctcctcggtgaaggccgtctcaaagctcttatttctgcccccaAAGAGCGAtgagggatcatcgaggagctataggcgaggatacacgagagtAGCCTTCCCTGAAGCCGTGTAGCTTAAGGAGTTGCTGACGAATTCATGTGACACtttagaggaaaaaaagacgTCTCCTCCCTCTGAAAACAGatttgctcgttgcctctctcctcccatgatttccttGCGTCTCTCCTGTGCCTACTCGGTGTAAAagaggcaagtggaggactcaaggaggcaatttaagAGCCATGAGATGCAGCTCTGGTCTCACAGCATGTAGTCTAGGTGTTTGAGAAGCAGCCTTTGGACTGAAATACTGCAGATCTTTATCGCATATGTGAATAATGGGTTGAATATGTTTGAGTGTCAAGTAGGGCTGTCACGGTATTGATTTTTTCATAGCGCACAAATTTGTGAAGTCATTTAAACTGTCGCAGTTACCaccataaaacatgtttttaatttcaGCTGTTATAAAACAGTTCTATTCTTTCTAGCATACATATTCTAAATAGCTATCTTTATTTCAGTGTTATTAAGAGGCTGACATTGCAGGAATATTGGTCTGCATCACAGCATGTGAGTGGAGCACACGCGAGCGGGAGGGTTTTGAATAGAGCGCAGAGAGGATGTTTCAAAAAGTTGGAGCGTTGCCTTACCTCCCGCTCTGGTGCCGCTGAGTTCTAAGCATCGCCGTGCCCTGCCTAGGCTCACATTGTACGTGCAGATGAAGGCGCCTGCCCGCCCTCAATACCCAGAGCATCGCCGGCATCTGGATGACTTTTTGCCGG from the Perca flavescens isolate YP-PL-M2 chromosome 2, PFLA_1.0, whole genome shotgun sequence genome contains:
- the crtac1a gene encoding cartilage acidic protein 1a, with the translated sequence MMWGSGLLLLLFGLCRQAHAQGSEPMLQVVTQTILPPDSLHNPTQLNYGMAVTDVDGDGDLEVVVAGYNGPNLVLKYDRTQNRLVNIAVDDSNSPYYALRDRAGNAIGVTACDVDGDGREEIYFLNTNNAYSGRATYSDKLFKFRNGRFEDLLGDAHNVRRGVANHMAGRSVACIDRKGTGRYSVYVANYASGNVGPHALLEMDEAASDITKGIIALSDVAAEAGVNKFTGGRGVVVGPILSQSRSDVFCDNENGPNFLFRNNGDGTFVDVARQAGVEDRDQHGRGVALADFNGDGKTDIVYGNWNGPNRLFLQGSDSKFRNIATGGFAAPSPIRTVIAADFDNDKELEVFFNNIAYRHSAPNRLFRVSRRADADPLIQELNVGDAAEPQGRGTGGTVTDFDGDGQLDLLLAHGESAQQPISIFKVTQGSSNNWLRVIPRTRFGSFARGAKVTAFTGHSGAHTRIIDGGSGYLCEMEPVAHFGLGNDEVTVLEVSWPDSSSITRTLQPGEMNSVVEVAYPKEGEMSLLANDTQCGKGFSVKNGRCAGL
- the r3hcc1l gene encoding coiled-coil domain-containing protein R3HCC1L, translating into MELEQATEDCAQTQPTLTPPAQSKKPSQGLYVPKQRLQGSKEKAQTQGEVKPRPRPRYTDKAKKNAKNKKDKAGGAAREASVGGEDGGKTENGDPDVKEEQLQDTDVPVNGQPDSTNVEADVTSWLEETSPQEGEGEGEEESWDTLFNDDGDCLEPHLLKELSLKEGRKKKSNQDPRFDYYNMDRDDEDDIDLTEDELAHIVEIYDFPAEFKTEDLLKLFQCYQERGFDIKWIDDSHALGLFSSPIAAREALRSRHPLMKLRPLSKSSSAIKAQARSCSDYLLPAKERPQTSAALARKLVIGALGIKSNQTKDQRESERKKLQEAREQKHLAAKQKEDAWEGK